A portion of the Methyloceanibacter stevinii genome contains these proteins:
- a CDS encoding VOC family protein, protein MWSRLENLKPEVVTAGAPVLLPPNTGSVTAFKFRDPEGHPLELISFPDGVGDARWQTGAPAFAASTTPLSS, encoded by the coding sequence GTGTGGTCGCGGCTCGAGAATCTAAAGCCGGAAGTCGTGACGGCGGGTGCCCCCGTGCTGTTGCCGCCCAATACCGGCAGCGTGACCGCGTTCAAGTTCCGCGATCCGGAGGGACATCCGCTTGAGTTGATCTCGTTTCCGGATGGGGTCGGCGATGCCCGCTGGCAGACGGGCGCGCCCGCATTCGCGGCTTCGACCACACCGCTATCGTCGTGA
- a CDS encoding aa3-type cytochrome c oxidase subunit IV, whose protein sequence is MHIDPKEGHPEMDYAEHLGTYKLFCGLFLWGTLACVAIVAAMGLFLT, encoded by the coding sequence ATGCACATTGATCCCAAAGAGGGCCACCCGGAAATGGATTACGCCGAGCATCTCGGCACGTACAAGCTCTTCTGTGGGCTGTTCCTTTGGGGCACGCTTGCCTGTGTGGCAATCGTTGCGGCCATGGGCCTCTTCCTCACCTAG
- a CDS encoding DUF411 domain-containing protein — translation MMLSMRPLIVAATLVMSGFAAGMPAHAAPDASPAIEIWKSPTCGCCQKWADYLTENGFDVSAKNTTQGMLNRIKAQAGIGPKLSSCHTARIDGYTIEGHVPADDIKRLLEERPDAIGLTVPDMPLGSPGMEHLTARRSPTRFFS, via the coding sequence ATGATGCTTTCGATGCGTCCTCTCATCGTTGCCGCAACGTTGGTCATGAGCGGGTTTGCCGCCGGCATGCCCGCCCATGCGGCCCCGGACGCGAGCCCTGCGATCGAGATCTGGAAGTCGCCCACCTGCGGCTGTTGCCAGAAATGGGCCGACTATCTCACCGAGAACGGATTCGACGTCTCGGCGAAGAACACGACCCAGGGGATGCTCAATCGCATCAAAGCCCAAGCCGGCATCGGACCGAAGCTCTCCTCGTGCCACACGGCGCGGATCGACGGCTACACGATCGAGGGTCACGTCCCCGCCGACGACATCAAGCGGCTTCTCGAGGAGCGCCCCGACGCCATCGGCCTCACCGTCCCCGACATGCCGCTGGGTTCGCCCGGCATGGAGCACCTGACGGCAAGACGGAGCCCTACGAGGTTCTTCTCGTGA
- a CDS encoding DUF6790 family protein: MSQVALVPLLAWVAALACWGIALWRAPRPLLRWFVLDRALRYVFIFPLGLLGIWAFIGHVMFPAQSAAAIGWPPSPFQFEVGYANLGLGLASLYAAFTTFYARVAVAIAASCFLVGAGIGHVHDIMAYTT; the protein is encoded by the coding sequence ATGAGTCAGGTTGCGCTGGTTCCCCTTCTTGCTTGGGTTGCCGCGTTAGCCTGCTGGGGTATCGCGCTGTGGCGCGCTCCCCGGCCCCTGCTGCGTTGGTTCGTGCTCGACCGGGCCCTGCGCTACGTCTTCATCTTCCCGCTCGGGCTGCTCGGGATTTGGGCCTTCATCGGTCACGTCATGTTTCCCGCCCAGTCCGCCGCCGCGATCGGCTGGCCGCCGAGCCCGTTCCAGTTCGAGGTGGGCTACGCCAATCTCGGGCTTGGCCTTGCGAGCCTCTATGCGGCGTTCACGACGTTCTATGCGCGGGTCGCCGTGGCGATTGCCGCTTCGTGCTTCCTGGTTGGCGCGGGCATCGGCCATGTGCACGACATCATGGCCTACACAACCTGA
- a CDS encoding DoxX family protein: protein MEWLINDALPVLARIFIVWIFPFSFIDKIINHEAAVKQASSSWLPGGAALLYPAMAVELLTPPMIVFGFYDGIAAFVLAGYCAITALLFHNFWSYPRFWSSDSEGNPHVWDFFKNFGLVGGLIFVMLASGFFQSAEKEIEEVTMLTPEVLTVAGAPEGR, encoded by the coding sequence ATGGAGTGGCTGATCAACGATGCGCTGCCGGTGCTGGCGCGCATCTTCATTGTCTGGATTTTTCCGTTCAGCTTTATCGACAAGATCATCAATCACGAGGCGGCGGTGAAGCAGGCGTCCTCGAGCTGGCTTCCGGGCGGCGCGGCGCTGCTTTATCCGGCTATGGCCGTCGAATTGCTGACGCCGCCGATGATCGTGTTCGGCTTCTACGACGGCATCGCCGCATTCGTCCTTGCCGGCTACTGCGCCATCACCGCGCTCCTGTTCCACAACTTCTGGAGCTATCCGCGGTTCTGGTCGTCCGACAGCGAGGGCAATCCGCATGTCTGGGACTTCTTCAAGAATTTCGGTCTCGTCGGCGGACTGATCTTCGTGATGCTCGCGAGCGGGTTCTTCCAGAGCGCGGAAAAGGAGATCGAGGAGGTGACGATGCTGACACCGGAGGTTTTGACCGTTGCCGGAGCGCCGGAGGGCCGTTGA
- the rpsU gene encoding 30S ribosomal protein S21, protein MQVVVRDNNVDQALRALKKKMQREGIFREMKLRNYYEKPSEKRAREKAEAIRRARKLARKKAQRESGVGGRPRGRR, encoded by the coding sequence GTGCAAGTCGTCGTTCGCGATAACAATGTCGATCAGGCCCTCCGGGCGCTGAAGAAGAAAATGCAGCGCGAAGGCATCTTCCGCGAGATGAAGCTCCGTAACTATTACGAGAAGCCCTCCGAGAAGCGTGCCCGCGAGAAGGCCGAGGCCATCCGCCGGGCGCGGAAGCTGGCCCGTAAGAAGGCCCAGCGTGAGTCTGGCGTTGGCGGACGCCCCCGCGGCCGCCGCTAA
- a CDS encoding Rieske (2Fe-2S) protein: MTEIAPTQPLVPYVVCGLNEIPSKRAKDFRLGRIENGEVKHWSIVIYRLGQQVYGYENQCPHEGVGFDFGGERFVNDNGSLLMCGKHGALFNPGTGECIDGPCVGQSLKPVNLVVLDDDVCIVGVELAGDDIDEDDEVSLCEDAGV; encoded by the coding sequence ATGACCGAGATAGCGCCGACCCAACCGCTCGTTCCCTATGTCGTATGCGGGCTCAACGAGATCCCGAGCAAGCGCGCCAAGGACTTTCGGCTGGGCCGTATCGAAAACGGTGAGGTGAAGCACTGGTCGATCGTCATCTACCGCCTGGGCCAGCAGGTCTACGGCTACGAAAACCAGTGTCCCCATGAGGGCGTCGGCTTCGATTTCGGCGGTGAGCGCTTCGTCAACGACAACGGCAGCCTCCTCATGTGCGGCAAGCATGGCGCGTTGTTCAACCCCGGCACTGGCGAGTGCATCGACGGTCCTTGTGTGGGGCAGTCGCTGAAGCCGGTGAACCTCGTCGTGCTCGATGACGATGTGTGCATCGTCGGCGTCGAACTGGCCGGCGATGACATCGACGAAGACGACGAGGTGTCACTCTGCGAGGACGCAGGCGTCTAG
- a CDS encoding Re/Si-specific NAD(P)(+) transhydrogenase subunit alpha, which translates to MAIGVPAEGSEEPRIGLTPETVKKLVKAGAKVTVRSGAGLRSHFSDDDYKEAGASIAKSDEDAVSDADVVFTVRRPSVDLAKAMKKGAALIGMLDPFSDRAGLEALAKTGVSLFSMELMPRITRAQSMDVLSSQSNLAGYKAVVNASAAFERALPMMMTAAGTVPAARVFVMGVGVAGLQAIATARRLGAIVTATDVRPAVKEQVASLGAKFIAVEDEEFKQAETSGGYAKEMSDDYKKKQAELVAEHVKNQDIVITTALIPGRPAPKLISKAMIESMKPGSIIVDLAAERGGNAELTKPGETAEHKGVRIFGQLNLPGQVPVNASSLYARNLQAFIEPFIDKETKELAIDWEDELAIGTAIARDGAIVNERVAGGKTS; encoded by the coding sequence ATTGCAATTGGCGTACCCGCGGAAGGCTCCGAGGAGCCTCGGATCGGCCTTACCCCCGAGACCGTCAAGAAGCTGGTGAAAGCCGGCGCCAAGGTCACGGTGCGGTCTGGCGCGGGTCTTCGATCCCATTTCAGCGACGACGACTACAAAGAGGCCGGCGCGTCCATCGCCAAGTCCGACGAGGACGCGGTTTCCGATGCGGACGTGGTGTTCACCGTCCGGCGACCGTCCGTCGACCTTGCCAAGGCGATGAAGAAGGGCGCGGCCCTGATCGGCATGCTGGATCCGTTCTCGGACAGGGCCGGTCTCGAGGCCCTTGCCAAGACCGGCGTGTCGCTCTTCTCCATGGAGTTGATGCCGCGCATCACGCGCGCTCAAAGCATGGACGTCCTGTCCTCGCAATCGAACCTCGCGGGCTACAAGGCGGTGGTCAATGCATCCGCCGCATTCGAGCGGGCGCTGCCGATGATGATGACCGCGGCGGGTACGGTGCCGGCCGCACGCGTCTTCGTCATGGGTGTCGGCGTGGCCGGGCTCCAGGCGATCGCCACCGCGCGCCGCCTCGGCGCTATCGTGACCGCGACCGATGTGCGGCCCGCTGTGAAGGAGCAGGTGGCTTCGCTCGGCGCGAAATTCATTGCCGTCGAAGACGAGGAATTCAAACAGGCCGAGACGTCCGGCGGCTATGCCAAGGAAATGTCCGACGACTACAAGAAGAAGCAGGCCGAGCTCGTCGCCGAGCATGTCAAGAACCAGGACATCGTCATCACCACCGCGCTTATCCCGGGGCGCCCGGCGCCGAAGCTGATCTCGAAAGCGATGATCGAAAGCATGAAGCCGGGCTCCATCATCGTGGATCTTGCGGCGGAGCGGGGCGGGAACGCGGAGCTGACCAAGCCCGGCGAGACCGCCGAACACAAGGGCGTGCGCATTTTCGGCCAGTTGAACCTGCCCGGTCAGGTGCCGGTCAACGCGTCCAGCCTCTATGCGCGGAACCTTCAGGCTTTCATCGAGCCGTTCATCGACAAGGAAACCAAAGAGCTCGCCATCGATTGGGAAGACGAACTGGCCATCGGTACGGCGATTGCCCGTGACGGTGCGATCGTCAACGAGCGGGTTGCCGGAGGGAAGACATCATGA
- a CDS encoding cupin, with translation MTAPTLSYWHVWTGDDGTTRQTRCALTNFAMQSMGGNAAPQWNAEVCESKANVMVCVLPVGWVGDWHENPKPQWIIPLSGTWYVETTDGTRVEMGPGEISFGADQHTKPDAEGHYGHKSGTVGKEPATLMLVQLDDPRFVAARPGIFG, from the coding sequence ATGACGGCACCGACCCTCTCGTATTGGCATGTTTGGACGGGCGACGATGGGACGACCCGGCAGACCCGATGCGCGCTCACGAATTTCGCGATGCAGAGCATGGGCGGGAACGCCGCGCCGCAATGGAACGCGGAGGTCTGCGAGTCGAAGGCGAACGTGATGGTGTGCGTGCTGCCGGTCGGGTGGGTGGGCGATTGGCACGAGAACCCCAAACCGCAATGGATCATTCCGCTGTCGGGGACTTGGTACGTGGAAACTACGGACGGCACGCGGGTCGAGATGGGGCCGGGCGAGATTTCCTTCGGCGCCGATCAGCACACCAAGCCCGATGCGGAAGGGCATTACGGTCACAAGTCGGGCACCGTGGGCAAGGAGCCCGCGACGCTCATGCTCGTGCAGTTGGACGACCCCCGTTTCGTGGCGGCCCGGCCGGGAATTTTTGGATAA
- a CDS encoding ABC1 kinase family protein, with protein MNDLSDRSGDAPKDDPETTDREKNRFSARAMRYGRVGANVGGVAARMAGRRLFGLDSETEKEAAALAMALGGLKGPIMKVAQLLATIPDALPPEYAEALGKLQSHAPPMGRGFVKRRMAAELGPGWESKFANFEYEAAASASLGQVHRAVAHDGRDLAVKLQYPDMRSAVEADLVQLGMLFSVHRRMRPAVETSEVLKELSDRLREELDYRREAGMTRLYGEIFASDAAVRVPEVLPALSTDRVLTMTWLEGGKLLDYKDSPLEDRNAIAQAMFRAWWYPFSHYGVIHGDPHLGNYTVFEDGGGRAAGINLLDYGCMRTFAPKFIQGVIDLYNGLLREDRALVVHAYETWGFAGLSNELIDILNIWARFIYGPMLDDRVRTIADDVDPGMYGRREAFQVHQALRDKGPVTIPREFVFMDRAAIGLGGVFLHLNAALNFHDLFDEAIAGVDVGTVTQRQSEAFSLAGVPLPGADASETVS; from the coding sequence ATGAACGACTTGTCCGACCGTTCGGGTGATGCGCCGAAGGACGACCCGGAGACCACGGATCGCGAAAAGAACCGCTTCAGCGCGCGGGCTATGCGCTACGGCCGTGTCGGCGCGAATGTGGGCGGCGTGGCCGCGCGCATGGCAGGGCGGCGCTTGTTCGGACTGGATTCGGAGACCGAGAAGGAGGCCGCCGCGCTCGCAATGGCGCTGGGCGGTCTCAAAGGCCCCATCATGAAAGTGGCGCAGCTGCTCGCGACCATCCCCGACGCATTACCTCCCGAATATGCCGAGGCCCTGGGCAAGCTGCAGAGCCATGCGCCGCCCATGGGCCGCGGGTTCGTCAAGCGGCGTATGGCCGCCGAGCTCGGCCCGGGCTGGGAAAGCAAGTTCGCCAACTTCGAGTACGAGGCAGCGGCGTCGGCCTCTCTCGGCCAGGTTCATCGGGCGGTGGCTCACGACGGACGGGACCTGGCGGTCAAGCTGCAATATCCGGACATGCGCTCGGCCGTCGAGGCGGACCTGGTGCAACTCGGCATGCTGTTCTCGGTGCACAGGCGCATGCGGCCCGCGGTCGAGACGTCCGAAGTGCTAAAGGAACTGTCGGATCGGTTGCGCGAGGAGCTCGATTATCGGCGCGAGGCCGGGATGACCCGCCTCTATGGCGAGATCTTCGCGAGCGACGCCGCGGTGCGGGTGCCGGAGGTGCTGCCGGCGCTATCAACGGACCGTGTGCTGACGATGACGTGGCTCGAGGGGGGAAAGCTCCTCGACTACAAAGACAGCCCGCTCGAAGACCGCAATGCGATCGCGCAGGCCATGTTCCGCGCCTGGTGGTATCCGTTCAGCCATTACGGGGTCATTCACGGCGATCCGCATCTCGGCAATTACACGGTGTTCGAGGACGGTGGTGGCAGGGCTGCCGGGATCAACCTGCTCGACTACGGCTGTATGCGGACGTTCGCGCCCAAGTTCATCCAGGGTGTGATCGACCTGTACAACGGGCTGCTGCGCGAAGACCGGGCCTTGGTCGTGCATGCCTACGAGACATGGGGCTTCGCCGGCCTGTCGAACGAGCTCATCGACATACTGAACATCTGGGCCCGATTTATCTATGGCCCGATGCTGGACGATCGTGTGCGCACGATCGCGGACGACGTGGATCCGGGTATGTACGGGCGAAGAGAAGCCTTTCAGGTACATCAGGCCCTACGCGACAAGGGGCCCGTCACCATACCCCGCGAATTCGTGTTCATGGATCGTGCCGCGATCGGACTCGGCGGCGTGTTCCTGCATCTGAATGCGGCGCTGAATTTCCACGACCTCTTCGACGAAGCCATCGCGGGCGTCGATGTGGGTACCGTTACGCAGCGCCAGTCGGAGGCCTTCTCGTTGGCGGGCGTGCCGCTTCCCGGCGCCGATGCGTCTGAGACAGTTTCCTGA
- a CDS encoding endonuclease/exonuclease/phosphatase family protein, with product MQDVYPNQAGKHGLVILSKYPIVDKSRLDRPGQPYWQSLIVAWAKLDVDGREVNIVGAHMSRPFYASQQKNDYDHLTKFVQSLTGPVIVAGDFNAAPWTHKAHKFSATTGLGRFNTFVPTWPARWKALPLVPVLPIDNVFVSPQLTKIDLSVGNRLESDHLPVVADIAFVD from the coding sequence ATGCAGGACGTCTACCCCAACCAAGCGGGCAAGCACGGCCTCGTGATCCTGTCCAAATATCCCATCGTGGACAAAAGCCGCCTGGATCGTCCGGGCCAACCCTATTGGCAATCGTTGATCGTGGCGTGGGCAAAGCTCGATGTGGATGGCCGCGAGGTCAACATTGTCGGCGCCCACATGTCGCGGCCATTCTACGCGTCGCAACAGAAAAACGATTACGACCACCTGACGAAGTTTGTGCAGTCCCTGACCGGCCCGGTCATCGTCGCGGGCGACTTCAACGCAGCGCCGTGGACGCACAAGGCCCACAAATTTTCCGCGACGACCGGTTTGGGCAGATTCAACACGTTCGTGCCCACGTGGCCCGCGCGTTGGAAGGCTCTGCCCCTGGTGCCGGTGCTGCCCATCGACAATGTGTTCGTTTCGCCGCAACTGACGAAGATCGATCTGTCGGTGGGGAACCGGCTCGAATCCGACCACCTGCCCGTGGTCGCCGATATCGCTTTCGTGGACTAG
- a CDS encoding alpha/beta hydrolase, with amino-acid sequence MLNLILALFVIFALFCIVARLLHRYFLYVPDRTRINPREAGLTGVDEIVFKSGDGKKLIAWYRPAAQGKRTLLYFPGNSGNVAARAGKIKAIAADGYGVFIVNYRGFGGSSGRPSEKRIVRDAVSAYDALRGLGVPPRDIVLYGESLGTGVATQVCQQREAEALVLESPFTSVVDVGKLAWPLLPLQQIMVDQYRTIDRIGSVDVPLFIVHGGRDAVIPLDMARRVFHAASDPKTLTVVPRAGHNDLFEQGAWARVRDFLAGLGAEAVPAVETQNAARAGRPVEIPAAAAAER; translated from the coding sequence ATGTTGAACCTTATTCTAGCTCTTTTCGTGATTTTCGCGCTGTTTTGCATCGTGGCACGGCTGCTTCATCGCTATTTCCTCTATGTGCCGGACCGCACGCGCATCAACCCGCGCGAAGCCGGCCTGACGGGCGTCGACGAGATCGTCTTCAAGTCTGGCGACGGCAAGAAGCTGATCGCCTGGTACCGCCCGGCTGCGCAGGGTAAGCGCACGCTCCTGTACTTCCCCGGCAACAGCGGCAACGTCGCTGCCCGGGCGGGGAAGATCAAAGCCATCGCCGCAGACGGCTACGGCGTCTTCATCGTCAACTATCGCGGCTTTGGCGGGTCGTCCGGCCGTCCCTCGGAGAAACGTATCGTGAGGGACGCTGTCAGCGCCTACGACGCCTTGCGCGGGCTCGGCGTGCCGCCCCGTGACATCGTGCTCTACGGCGAGTCGCTCGGCACCGGCGTCGCGACCCAGGTCTGTCAGCAGCGTGAGGCCGAGGCCCTGGTGCTGGAATCGCCGTTCACCTCTGTCGTCGACGTGGGCAAGCTGGCCTGGCCGCTTCTGCCGCTGCAGCAGATCATGGTCGATCAGTATCGCACCATCGACCGCATCGGCTCCGTGGACGTGCCGCTCTTCATCGTCCATGGCGGCCGCGATGCGGTTATCCCGCTCGATATGGCGCGCCGCGTGTTCCATGCGGCCAGCGATCCGAAGACCCTCACGGTCGTGCCGCGCGCCGGACACAACGATCTGTTCGAGCAGGGGGCTTGGGCACGGGTCCGCGACTTCCTGGCCGGTCTCGGCGCCGAAGCGGTGCCCGCGGTCGAAACCCAAAACGCGGCCCGCGCCGGCCGGCCGGTGGAGATTCCGGCCGCCGCCGCAGCGGAGCGCTAG
- a CDS encoding Crp/Fnr family transcriptional regulator — translation MGDIGDIELFASLGEENAKRFAPAVTWRTYPANELVIDMDDASNDVLFVVSGSVRVIHRADDGKQVILGELGTGSMFGEMAAIDGIPRSASVTTMQTSLIGSMKAAAFMDVLAHEPEVCRTVLNMLVGRIRSLNLQLYEHAYLTASERLYAELLRLSRPRPGHDGQRSISPPPNQQDLAERIGSRREVVSRALRALEKDELVEKTRGALVLTDPGALNRRISLEACGSNSTNKAPMAARPSA, via the coding sequence ATGGGCGACATCGGCGACATAGAGCTCTTCGCCTCGCTCGGCGAGGAAAACGCCAAGCGCTTCGCCCCGGCGGTCACTTGGCGCACCTACCCGGCGAACGAACTGGTCATCGACATGGACGATGCGTCGAACGACGTGCTTTTCGTCGTCAGCGGCTCGGTGCGGGTCATCCACCGCGCCGACGACGGCAAGCAGGTCATTCTCGGCGAACTGGGAACCGGCTCCATGTTCGGGGAAATGGCGGCCATCGACGGTATCCCCCGCTCCGCAAGCGTCACCACGATGCAGACATCCCTTATCGGCTCCATGAAGGCGGCGGCATTCATGGACGTTTTGGCGCACGAACCGGAGGTGTGCCGCACGGTGCTCAACATGCTGGTGGGGCGCATCCGCTCCCTCAACCTGCAGCTTTACGAGCACGCCTACCTGACGGCCTCCGAGCGGCTCTACGCCGAGCTGTTGCGCCTGTCGCGCCCGCGCCCGGGCCATGATGGCCAGCGGAGCATCTCGCCCCCGCCGAACCAGCAGGACCTCGCCGAACGTATCGGCTCGCGCCGTGAGGTGGTCTCCCGCGCCCTGCGCGCGCTGGAGAAGGACGAACTCGTGGAAAAGACACGTGGGGCGCTGGTGTTGACCGATCCCGGCGCACTCAACCGGCGCATCTCCCTCGAGGCCTGTGGGTCAAATTCGACCAATAAGGCGCCGATGGCCGCGCGGCCATCGGCCTAG
- a CDS encoding glyoxalase/bleomycin resistance/dioxygenase family protein: MPVTQLVHVDITVADLDRAIGFFRDGLGLDAGPVQSSQDARWNALLGLKAGTHMRTADICFDRETLRLAAFDPPGAPYPAPRASKIRGSST; this comes from the coding sequence ATGCCTGTCACGCAGCTTGTCCATGTCGACATCACGGTTGCCGATCTCGACCGGGCGATAGGCTTCTTTCGCGATGGGCTCGGGCTCGACGCAGGTCCCGTCCAAAGCTCTCAGGACGCGCGGTGGAATGCGCTCCTGGGACTCAAGGCCGGTACCCATATGCGGACAGCCGATATCTGCTTCGACCGGGAAACGCTGAGGCTCGCGGCGTTCGATCCGCCCGGGGCGCCGTATCCGGCCCCGCGCGCGTCGAAGATCCGTGGTTCGAGCACGTAG
- a CDS encoding NAD(P)(+) transhydrogenase (Re/Si-specific) subunit beta — protein sequence MSSELVALLYLVSGVLFILALRGLSSPETSRQGNYMGMAGMAIAVATTLAVARPDSGLSWGMIIAGIAIGGTIGAVIARRIPMTAMPELVAAFHSLVGMAAVLVAAAAYYAPEAFGIGSPGSIRVASLSEMSLGAAIGAVTFTGSVIAFAKLSGRMSGAPIILPRRHLINIALGIALIACIVLFCQQQTPLFFWAIVALSLLLGILIIVPIGGADMPVVISMLNSYSGWAAAGIGFTLGNTALIVTGALVGSSGAILSYIMCKGMNRSFISVILGGFGGETAGPAGDGEQKPVKLGSAEDAAFLMKNAEKVIIVPGYGMAVAQAQHALREMTDELKEAGVEVKFAIHPVAGRMPGHMNVLLAEANVPYDEVFELEDINSEFAQTDVVYIIGANDVVNPAAEDDPTSPIYGMPVLQVWKSGTVLFNKRSLASGYAGIDNPVFYKDNTMMVLGDAKKMTEEIAKAI from the coding sequence ATGTCCTCCGAACTCGTCGCACTGCTCTATCTCGTCTCGGGCGTCCTCTTCATCCTCGCGTTGCGGGGACTGTCGTCGCCGGAGACCTCGCGCCAGGGCAACTACATGGGCATGGCCGGTATGGCCATCGCCGTGGCCACCACGCTGGCCGTGGCGCGCCCGGACTCGGGTCTGTCCTGGGGCATGATCATCGCCGGTATCGCCATCGGCGGGACCATCGGCGCCGTTATCGCGCGCCGCATTCCCATGACGGCCATGCCCGAACTCGTCGCCGCCTTCCATTCACTGGTGGGTATGGCCGCCGTGCTCGTCGCCGCTGCCGCCTATTACGCACCGGAAGCCTTCGGCATCGGGTCGCCCGGCAGTATTCGCGTAGCGAGCTTGTCGGAGATGTCCCTGGGCGCGGCCATCGGCGCGGTCACCTTCACCGGATCGGTTATCGCTTTTGCCAAGCTCTCGGGCCGCATGTCGGGTGCGCCGATCATTCTGCCGCGCCGCCATCTCATCAACATCGCGCTCGGGATCGCGCTGATCGCTTGCATCGTGCTGTTCTGCCAGCAGCAGACGCCGCTCTTCTTCTGGGCGATCGTGGCGCTCTCGCTGCTCCTTGGCATCCTCATCATCGTCCCGATCGGCGGTGCCGACATGCCGGTCGTTATCTCGATGCTGAACTCGTACTCGGGCTGGGCGGCCGCCGGCATCGGCTTCACGCTGGGCAACACGGCGCTGATCGTCACAGGCGCGCTGGTCGGCTCCTCGGGCGCGATCCTGTCCTACATCATGTGTAAGGGCATGAACCGCTCCTTCATCAGCGTCATTCTCGGCGGCTTCGGCGGCGAGACCGCGGGCCCCGCCGGCGACGGCGAGCAGAAGCCGGTCAAGCTCGGCTCGGCCGAGGATGCGGCCTTCCTGATGAAGAACGCGGAGAAGGTCATCATCGTCCCCGGTTACGGCATGGCCGTCGCTCAGGCACAGCATGCCTTGCGGGAAATGACCGACGAACTCAAAGAGGCCGGGGTGGAGGTCAAGTTCGCCATTCACCCGGTCGCCGGTCGCATGCCGGGGCACATGAACGTGCTGCTGGCCGAGGCAAACGTGCCCTACGACGAGGTGTTCGAACTCGAGGACATCAACTCGGAGTTCGCGCAGACCGACGTGGTCTATATCATCGGCGCCAACGACGTGGTCAATCCGGCCGCGGAAGACGATCCCACATCCCCGATCTACGGCATGCCCGTGCTGCAGGTCTGGAAGTCCGGGACCGTGCTCTTCAACAAGCGCTCGCTCGCATCCGGATATGCCGGCATCGACAACCCGGTCTTCTACAAAGACAACACGATGATGGTGCTGGGCGACGCCAAGAAGATGACCGAAGAGATCGCCAAGGCGATCTAA
- a CDS encoding VOC family protein, producing the protein MTDLDRSLAFYTGLLGMRIGGHSLNQGAGQDLLDGLPGCLVDVVALQPQDQPTPHVELLHYREPPGPAPLPPPQANDVASVRQVHRVEGLDALVQALKSTGVPSSYGLVRLADGGNGAAVRDPDGHMIVLLD; encoded by the coding sequence GTGACCGACCTCGACCGTAGCCTCGCATTCTACACCGGGCTGCTCGGGATGCGGATCGGGGGGCATTCCTTGAATCAGGGGGCAGGGCAGGATCTCCTCGACGGTCTTCCCGGTTGCCTTGTCGATGTGGTGGCGCTCCAGCCCCAAGATCAGCCGACGCCCCATGTGGAGCTGCTGCATTACCGGGAGCCGCCGGGGCCCGCGCCCCTGCCGCCGCCGCAAGCGAATGACGTGGCCTCGGTCCGGCAGGTCCACCGGGTGGAGGGGCTGGACGCGCTCGTACAGGCCCTGAAATCGACCGGTGTACCCTCTTCGTACGGTCTCGTCAGGCTCGCGGATGGTGGAAACGGGGCCGCCGTCCGGGATCCGGACGGGCACATGATCGTACTATTGGACTAG